The following nucleotide sequence is from Cryptococcus neoformans var. grubii H99 chromosome 5, complete sequence.
GTTTCCAAACGCTTTACTCCTGATTTTGCTCGTCTCAAGTCTTGGGGGTTTCCCGCCACACCTCCCATTGGAAGTGACCACATTCCTAcaagcaaggaaaagaagcgTGAATCCTTTTTTGGTTTATCGAATCCCCTCAGGAGAGCATCATCAGACGATGGACCGAGAATTAGCCAAGGGATCGACTTGCCGCCTTTTGTGGTTGACGAAAATACCCCTGGTGTCTTTCCAGTTCCGACGGCTGGtgtccttcctccttttggTGTCACTGTCAGAGCTGTGTCGGATCCTACTAGCTTGCAAAGCTTTGACAAGGAAACTATATCAAATCTACCCGGTATCGGGCCTGCCCAATTTAGGATACCTACCATCACCGTCAATGATAACGGTGGTGTGTTTCATGCGGCCGGGGTAATGTCCAACGGAATACTTGACTTTAGAAAGGGGTGCAAATGTTGTGTAGGGGATGTAGTTGAACTGTAAAAATGTGAGCGTGGGATGTGAGCGTGGAATAGCGTATTTGTGAATAAATAGTATAATAATTTCAGAAGGGGTTGAAGGACCATATATCATGGGACCAGTATGCTAAACGGACGATAGATGATTAGAGGAGACAAAAATCATCTTGTTGATAATATAGTACATACAGGGCCTATCCATTTCATATCTGCATCTCAAATATGTACAGTCGGTCTGCCTAGGACAGGGTTGCATAACAAAACTGAACCATatggggggggggggggaggtTTTACACAATGTCTACCGCTTCTTGTAAACACAAGCTCTCAAaatttcttctccttttcgtaccctttcttcccatccttcttgacctTTGACAGGCCCCAGAGGGACTTGAGAGTTCTTTGTGAAACGGAAAAGAGTAAAATGTGTCGAGGGCTGCGActcctcctcaagctcGAAACCAAATGATTCAACGATGGAAACAAAAGCTTCTGTGGAAGTGAACCGAGAAGTCACTTCAGCCACATGGAATGTACCCCTGTAAACAGAAAAATTAATTGTTGTACTTGCAAgggagattgaagaaaaTATACTTACCCCTGCTTCAGAATCCTACAGGCCTCGCTGATGCCTCCAACCCAGTTGGTTCCCATTAAACTCAGGCAACAAACTACGGCATCTACGATCTCAGATGACGCCGCgtccctcttcctgctactcttcttcttgttcttcttcttttcctttccctcgATCTCCTCAGCAGCAGGAACGTCATAGTCCAACCCACCAGGTCGGCCAGGCAGAGGAACCTTTTCCAAAAAGTCTGCTTCAACCACCCATCCGCCGGCCGCATTGTTTTCTGTTGTCTCAGCTCCAGGAACGCCATTATCTCCCACCAAGTCAAAGCTCATTACAATTTTTCCTTGAGGTACAAGAGCTCGTGCCAAGCCGGCATCACCACAGCCTAAATCGGCAATGACGGTGCCAGacggaagagaagaaagaaggttgaTCAAGTGAGGGAGGGGAGGTGAAGGCCAGGCAGAAGTGAGAAGACGATGTGTCTGGTGGTACTGCAATAAAATTAGCTATGAAACATACCATGCCGTATATCAGACTAACATCGGCAAATATCTTGGGGTCTTTTCTCATCATTGCCAAGGCTTCAGTGGAAGGCGTTGAATAAAGTTGTTCGTTGATCCATCTATCATGCAAGGTGCGTTAGCCAGGCACTGTAGAACAAGTTGGCAGGGTACCCGCCTGAACCTCGCGCCTTCCAGCTTGGCCTGCATATTCTTTTGCATCTCCGTAAGATCCCCCTCCCCACcgaccttgagcttggcgCCTTTTGATGGAGCAGGTATCGGGATGGGCAGCTGTACAGGCTCCGGTTTCGAGCCCACAGTGATCTTGTCAGTCTTTAATTTCTTGGACGGAGGTAGATCTGTCTGATTCTGTTTTGCGGCTTGGTTCAATTTGGCTTGGTTCGACTTGGGGGTGGGCTTGGGCTTGTCGCCTTTTGCTTTGGGTGTGCTGTCCACTATTTCCTCGTCGTCAACCCGTCTGCTCTTGTTTTTCTtattctttttcttcccgACTATGCCCATGctttctttcccctcttcctttccgaTCGTCCCTCCGCCCTCAAACTTCCTCATGAGTTTCTCAAAGTTGGCATCAGCCTGCTTTACTTGCTGAGCTTGCCCTAAACCGGCGTGCGCGTCTGAACGCTTGCGCTTGTTGGCCTTTTGGCCTCCCTTGCCCGCTGAAGCGAGTGCGGGGGCGATCTTTGCTACCCCTGATTCGAATGCTGAGGGGAATAAGGACATCGTCACGATAGCTTTCAATATTCTGTATATCGTGAAAGTCAAGTATACCGCGAAAAGTTGCCGAAATAGATGATGAGCCTCCACCTCCGTGAAATTTGATCCCGCCCTTCATACGCCAGCCTTCGATCCTTGTTCGCTCCTTCGCCGTTTTCCTCTTGCATCTTCGTTCGTTTCCAACCCACCATATCCCAGGAGCGAATATAAGCAGCGTAGGAGGATAACTATGGGTAAGTACAGCTCTATAAACTGTATATTGCTCAATGATAGTGCTGACGTCTTCTCTGAATGCAGATTACCAAGTGAGCAGTAGCTGTCTGTTTTCCTTATCAACAAAATGTACTAACCCATTTGCAGAATCGAGCAGGTGCGAACAAGGGTAGTGGTGGTGTCGGTGAGTGTTATACATTCATCAAAATACGGCGCACTATTGACATATTTCTGTGTAGCTGGTGCATCCGAAACAGCAGTGGACAGGAGAGAACGCCTTCGAAAACTTGCTTTGGAGACTATTGACTTGGCCAAAGATCCCTATATCCTCAGGTCAGTGCTTGTGCTTGTTACGATGTCAAATTATTGATTTCTGACATTTTTTCATTCAT
It contains:
- a CDS encoding ribosomal RNA-processing protein 8; translation: MSLFPSAFESGVAKIAPALASAGKGGQKANKRKRSDAHAGLGQAQQVKQADANFEKLMRKFEGGGTIGKEEGKESMGIVGKKKNKKNKSRRVDDEEIVDSTPKAKGDKPKPTPKSNQAKLNQAAKQNQTDLPPSKKLKTDKITVGSKPEPVQLPIPIPAPSKGAKLKVGGEGDLTEMQKNMQAKLEGARFRWINEQLYSTPSTEALAMMRKDPKIFADYHQTHRLLTSAWPSPPLPHLINLLSSLPSGTVIADLGCGDAGLARALVPQGKIVMSFDLVGDNGVPGAETTENNAAGGWVVEADFLEKVPLPGRPGGLDYDVPAAEEIEGKEKKKNKKKSSRKRDAASSEIVDAVVCCLSLMGTNWVGGISEACRILKQGGTFHVAEVTSRFTSTEAFVSIVESFGFELEEESQPSTHFTLFRFTKNSQVPLGPVKGQEGWEERVRKGEEILRACVYKKR